A DNA window from Onthophagus taurus isolate NC chromosome 1, IU_Otau_3.0, whole genome shotgun sequence contains the following coding sequences:
- the LOC111416519 gene encoding laminin subunit gamma-1 isoform X2, which yields MFALVVLLFCGTADTAKWDGLTPWYYDTSCNCNGFSHRCYFDKDLYERTGHGGHCLDCVANRDGPNCERCRENYYQREDSYCVACNCDPIGSRSLQCNTEGKCQCKQGVTGDKCDRCDVNHYDFGTHGCRTCGCSEAGSYNNTASCDTRTGTCACKENVEGKRCRECKPGFFNLDIENEFGCTPCFCNGHSSECTNAHGYSKFQMESTFAKNSERWTAEDENKRSTAVQFNALSQNLGVTASGYDAIYFLAPDRFLGDQRASYNQLLKFSLRIGENNPIPKAADITLEGSGSYIRSAIFAQRNPMPSVQTQEYKFRLHQDPKFGWQPKHSARAFVSILTNLTAIKIRGTYTPGGVGFLDNFRLETASRGVAGKPANWVEQCECPEGYVGQFCESCAPGYRHSPSLGGPFMPCIPCDCNKHADICDSETGKCICQDKTAGDNCEICAKGYYGNALGGTRDDCKPCGCPNGGACIQLDEELIMCIECPLGYTGHRCESCADGYFGDPLGKYGPPSECQQCDCNFNIDLNAIGNCNTTTGECLKCVHNTGGPRCDKCLSGFFGDALKLPKGDCQQCECYALATLEGPDGIPICDQFSGTCSCKNHVQGRNCDRCEIGYFNINSGEGCESCNCDPVGSINNTCNLYNGQCNCKPGITGLRCNQCEIYKYGFSSEGCKSCDCDPIGSKEPQCNPLGQCPCFDNVEGKRCDRCKENKHDRQRGCIDCPDCYNLVRDEAHAHQKKIEHLRTIIDDIEGSPTVVFDDQFEKKLKELKAEVERYHQLAKDGTGGDGDKTISEKLNDIRERQKEISRVLSQIDESIYLAKDKGLKALENVTETDNILKLAGDDLQNAFQILDIKGKAALEDAQQRAKEYGETSDLMTLISQEARNIADQLEFEANDITNQALDADKQSTEAYDLASQLSSQRNNISEQLTNLKNDISRTEEKLKRTQNATLDAHKSAQEAKDKALALLAEVTNLDVPNEDIYKLKNRSEEARKLAAQLLKESDDLIAQNEDLLKEIAEQILNVDDLIEKGIQQNDDINQIMNDINMLEAQADKAVELGDNTLNRANATYESLKHFDQQVRKSKADADQQLALIPKIRQLITETINETAQTQSDLINAKLDAEAALNRVESASDESTSAVKNMEDIKTEVDQRFKNATHFQTEAELMENRVAMVKSEFDELAKQSGKNGTLLNEVKEKVGRAGKDTADASKKVNDILKDVQGIMKELDNLPSFDDAELDRLEEQLRLAEQKFQDANLEAILEKLQREQTEQDSLVEAYTLEIKKLKKEVENVEQIANTIPNGCFKQVHLEP from the exons CCATCGCTGTTACTTCGATAAAGACCTCTATGAAAGAACTGGACACGGTGGTCACTGTTTGGATTGCGTAGCGAATCGGGATGGTCCAAACTGTGAACGTTGCCGTGAAAATTACTACCAACGCGAAGACAGTTATTGCGTGGCGTGCAATTGCGATCCGATTGGTTCCAGAAGCCTTCAATGTAACACCGAAGGAAAATGCCAATGTAAACAAGGCGTTACCGGCGATAAATGCGATCGTTGCGATGTGAATCATTACGATTTTGGAACGCACGGATGTAGAACTTGCGGTTGTTCCGAAGCTGGATCTTACAATAACACCGCGAGTTGCGATACAAGAACTGGTACTTGCGCCTGTAAGGAAAATGTCGAAGGAAAAAGATGTAGAGAATGCAAACCGGGTTTCTTTAATTTGGACATTGAAAATGAATTTGGATGCACTCCATGTTTTTGTAATGGACATTCCTCTGAATGTACAAACGCTCACGGTTATTCTAAATTTCAAATGGAATCAACTTTTGCTAAGAATAGCGAAAGGTGGACCGCTGAAGATGAGAATAAAAGAAGCACAGCAGTGCAATTTAATGCTTTGAGTCAAAATTTAGGTGTAACAGCGTCTGGTTACGATGCGATTTACTTTTTGGCACCGGATAGATTTTTGGGGGACCAAAGAGCTTCTTACaatcaacttttaaaattttcattaagaaTTGGCGAAAACAACCCGATTCCTAAAGCGGCTGATATCACGTTAGAAGGTTCTGGATCTTATATAAGAAGCGCTATTTTCGCGCAAAGAAATCCTATGCCATCTGTTCAAACTCAAGAATATAAATTCCGTTTACATCAAGATCCCAAATTTGGTTGGCAACCGAAACATTCCGCGAGAGCTTTCGTTTCCATCCTAACAAATTTAACCGCGATTAAAATTCGTGGGACATACACACCCGGAGGAGTTGGATTTTTAGACAATTTCCGTTTGGAGACTGCGTCGAGAGGAGTTGCTGGAAAACCAGCGAATTGGGTTGAACAATGCGAATGTCCCGAAGGATATGTAGGCCAGTTTTGCGAATCATGCGCTCCCGGATACAGACATTCCCCGTCTTTAGGAGGACCTTTCATGCCGTGTATTCCGTGTGATTGCAATAAACACGCCGATATTTGCGATTCGGAAACTGGAAAATGTATTTGTCAAGATAAAACTGCCGGGGATAACTGCGAAATTTGCGCTAAAGGATATTATGGGAATGCTCTTGGAg GTACCCGAGATGATTGTAAACCTTGCGGTTGTCCCAATGGAGGTGCTTGCATTCAACTTGACGAAGAATTGATTATGTGTATTGAATGTCCTTTGGGATATACTGGGCACCGTTGTGAGTCTTGTGCTGATGGTTACTTTGGGGATCCTTTAGGCAAATATGGACCTCCTAGCGAATGCCAGCAATGCGATTGCAACTTTAACATCGACTTAAACGCAATTGGAAATTGTAATACAACAACTGGAGAATGTCTTAAGTGTGTTCATAACACAGGGGGGCCTAGATGTGATAAATGTTTATCAg gaTTCTTTGGTGATGCTTTAAAGTTACCTAAAGGTGATTGCCAGCAATGTGAATGTTACGCACTCGCTACGTTGGAAGGACCAGATGGAATTCCAATTTGCGATCAATTCAGTGGAACTTGTAGTTGCAAAAATCATGTTCAAGGAAGAAATTGCGATCGTTGCGAAATCGGTTATTTCAACATTAATAGTGGGGAAGGTTGTGAATCTTGTAACTGCGACCCTGTCGGTTCAATAAACAACACCTGCAACCTCTACAATGGTCAATGTAACTGCAAACCGGGAATAACAGGATTAAGATGCAATCAATGCGAAATATACAAATACGGATTTTCATCCGAAGGCTGCAAATCATGCGATTGCGACCCTATTGGATCTAAAGAGCCCCAATGTAACCCACTTGGCCAATGTCCTTGTTTCGATAACGTTGAAGGAAAAAGATGCGATCGatgtaaagaaaataaacacgATCGTCAAAGAGGTTGCATTGATTGCCCTGACTGCTACAACCTCGTTCGAGATGAAGCTCACGCTCATCAAAAGAAGATAGAACATCTTAGAACGATTATCGACGACATCGAAGGAAGCCCAACCGTTGTTTTTGATGACCAATTCgaaaagaaactaaaagaattaaaagctGAAGTCGAAAGATACCACCAACTAGCTAAAGATGGCACAGGGGGTGACGGAGATAAAACAATTTCCGAAAAACTTAACGATATCAGAGAgagacaaaaagaaatatcaaGGGTTTTATCCCAAATCGATGAAAGCATCTACTTAGCTAAAGACAAAGGATTAAAAGCCTTAGAAAACGTAACCGAAACCGACAACATCCTCAAATTAGCCGGGGACGATTTACAAAACGCTTTCCAAATTTTAGACATCAAAGGTAAAGCGGCGTTGGAAGACGCCCAACAACGTGCTAAAGAATACGGGGAAACATCGGATTTAATGACATTAATCTCGCAGGAAGCTCGTAATATTGCAGATCAATTAGAATTCGAAGCCAACGATATCACCAATCAAGCTTTAGACGCCGACAAACAATCGACGGAAGCGTACGATTTAGCGTCCCAATTATCGTCCCAACGTAACAACATCAGCGAGCAACTTACCAATTTAAAGAACGACATTTCAAGAACCGAAGAGAAACTAAAACGGACTCAAAACGCAACTTTGGACGCCCACAAAAGTGCCCAAGAAGCCAAAGATAAAGCGTTAGCTTTATTGGCGGAAGTTACCAATTTGGACGTCCCCAATGAGGatatatataaattgaaaaatcgatCCGAGGAAGCTCGAAAACTCGCTGCTCAACTCCTAAAAGAAAGCGATGATTTAATCGCGCAAAATGAAGACTTGCTTAAAGAAATCGCCGAACAAATTCTTAATGTTGATGATCTTATTGAGAAAGGAATCCAACAAAATGatgatattaatcaaataatgaatgatattaatatgtTGGAAGCTCAAGCTGATAAAGCGGTTGAATTAGGAGATAATACTTTAAATAGAGCTAATGCTACATATGAATCATTGAAAC atTTTGATCAACAAGTTCGTAAAAGTAAAGCTGATGCAGATCAACAACTTGCTCTTATACCAAAAATTCGTCAATTAATTACAGAAACAATTAACGAAACAGCACAAACTCAAAGTGATTTAATTAATGCTAAACTTGATGCGGAAGCAGCATTAAATCGAGTTGAATCTGCGAGTGACGAGTCGACGAGTGCAGTTAAAAATATGGAAGATATAAAAACGGAAGTGGATCAAAGATTTAAAAACGCAACTCATTTCCAAACAGAAGCCGAATTAATGGAAAATAGAGTAGCTATGGTAAAATCGGAATTCGATGAATTAGCGAAACAAAGTGGTAAAAATGGAACGTTACTTAACGAGGTTAAAGAGAAAGTAGGGCGAGCCGGAAAAGATACCGCGGATGCCAGTAAAAAGgttaatgatattttgaaagaTGTTCAAGGAATAATGAAAGAATTGGACAATCTTCCGTCTTTCGACGACGCCGAATTGGATCGGTTGGAGGAACAATTACGTTTGGCGGAACAGAAATTCCAAGATGCTAATCTTGAAGCTATTTTAGAGAAGCTTCAACGCGAACAAACCGAACAAGATTCTCTCGTCGAAGCTTACAcgttagaaattaaaaagttaaagaaaGAAGTCGAAAACGTCGAACAAATTGCTAATACCATTCCTAATGGTTGTTTTAAACAGGTTCATCTAGAACCTTAA
- the LOC111416522 gene encoding tyrosine-protein phosphatase non-receptor type 61F isoform X1 gives MTSGNNIETEFLELNSKQQWDIVYQLIRTKSTSSAYSTSEAIKPQNKPLNRYRDVSPYDHSRIVLNRGSTDYINANLVVIPKANRRYILTQGPLCSTVSHFWLMMWEQSSKAVLMLNKLVEKKQEKCYQYWPEKMGSEHKMVLEDVGLAIEYVEYQDYSHYLTRTFTVHDLESGDSRQIIQFHYTTWPDFGVPGSPKVFLEFLKKVRAAGVLEQDVGPAVVHCSAGIGRSGTFCLVDSCLVLIGKFGLNSVDVKDVLLEMRQYRMGLIQTAEQLRFSYQAIIEGAKKLTDECPDTENCNSTNSIKPSENNVEESNSADEEIDDEPPPLPPPRMDSLNNYADRPLPKIPVSTSLTELTFNGVAEEMETPPNRPLPVVPPSEGDEAEIEEYSSPDELEEESRTESPVSNKSEPTPNWKTTSPDAELRHRKRKERKEQLAAQVRDMKRRQQSLEKWTKLKRSLFKPLVLTGSIVLGGGIVAYLYIKYSS, from the exons ATGACATCGGGCAACAATATCGAGACCGAGTTTCTGGAGCTGAACAGTAAACAACAATGGGACATAGTTTATCAG TTAATAAGAACGAAATCAACATCGAGCGCTTACAGCACCTCAGAAGCAATAAAACCCCAAAACAAACCGTTAAATCGCTATAGAGACGTAAGCCCCTACGATCATAGTAGGATAGTATTGAATCGCGGTTCAACTGATTACATCAACGCGAATCTCGTTGTGATCCCGAAAGCAAACCGTCGTTACATCCTCACACAAGGGCCGCTTTGTTCGACAGTCAGCCATTTTTGGCTAATGATGTGGGAACAATCGAGTAAAGCGGTCCTGATGCTGAACAAGCTGGTCGAAAAGAAACAGGAAAAATGCTACCAGTATTGGCCCGAAAAAATGGGTTCAGAACACAAGATGGTTCTTGAAGATGTGGGCTTGGCGATTGAATACGTCGAATATCAGGACTATTCCCATTATTTGACGAGGACGTTTACGGTGCACGATCTCGAAAGCGGCGATTCAAGGCAGATCATTCAATTTCATTATACAACATGGCCTGATTTTGGAGTTCCTGGCTCTCCGAAAGTGTTTTTGGAGTTTTTGAAGAAAGTTAGGGCGGCTGGAGTATTAGAACAAGATGTTGGACCGGCTGTTGTACATTGTTCGGCGGGTATCGGCCGATCtggaacattttgtttagtTGACTCTTGTCTGGTTCTT ATTGGAAAATTCGGACTAAACTCGGTAGATGTAAAGGACGTCCTCTTAGAAATGCGACAATATCGTATGGGTCTAATTCAAACTGCAGAACAATTAAGGTTTTCCTACCAAGCAATCATCGAAGGCGCAAAAAAATTAACCGACGAATGTCCAGACACGGAG aaCTGCAACTCAACAAATTCAATAAAACCATCGGAAAACAACGTAGAAGAAAGTAACAGCGCCGACGAAGAAATTGATGATGAACCTCCACCATTACCACCTCCCCGTATGGACAGTTTAAATAATTACGCTGATAGACCTTTGCCGAAAATTCCAGTTAGTACATCTTTAACTGAATTAACTTTCAATGGAGTTGCTGAAGAG ATGGAAACTCCCCCAAATAGGCCATTACCAGTTGTGCCTCCTTCGGAAGGTGATGAAGCTGAAATAGAGGAATATAGCAGCCCAGATGAACTAGAAGAGGAAAGTCGAACGGAAAGTCCTGTTTCGAATAAATCCGAACCTACGCCGAATTGGAAaac aaCGTCGCCTGATGCGGAGTTGAGGCATCGTAAACGAAAGGAAAGAAAGGAGCAACTAGCGGCGCAGGTTCGCGATATGAAGAGACGTCAACAATCGTTGGAGAAGTGGACCAAGCTGAAGAGGTCTCTGTTTAAACCATTAGTTCTGACCGGAAGTATCGTATTAGGCGGCGGAATCGTCGCCTATCTCTACATCAAATATTCATCTTAA
- the LOC111416522 gene encoding tyrosine-protein phosphatase non-receptor type 61F isoform X2 produces MTSGNNIETEFLELNSKQQWDIVYQLIRTKSTSSAYSTSEAIKPQNKPLNRYRDVSPYDHSRIVLNRGSTDYINANLVVIPKANRRYILTQGPLCSTVSHFWLMMWEQSSKAVLMLNKLVEKKQEKCYQYWPEKMGSEHKMVLEDVGLAIEYVEYQDYSHYLTRTFTVHDLESGDSRQIIQFHYTTWPDFGVPGSPKVFLEFLKKVRAAGVLEQDVGPAVVHCSAGIGRSGTFCLVDSCLVLIGKFGLNSVDVKDVLLEMRQYRMGLIQTAEQLRFSYQAIIEGAKKLTDECPDTENCNSTNSIKPSENNVEESNSADEEIDDEPPPLPPPRMDSLNNYADRPLPKIPVSTSLTELTFNGVAEEMETPPNRPLPVVPPSEGDEAEIEEYSSPDELEEESRTESPVSNKSEPTPNWKTTSPDAELRHRKRKERKEQLAAQVRDMKRRQQSLEKWTKLKRPKTALPD; encoded by the exons ATGACATCGGGCAACAATATCGAGACCGAGTTTCTGGAGCTGAACAGTAAACAACAATGGGACATAGTTTATCAG TTAATAAGAACGAAATCAACATCGAGCGCTTACAGCACCTCAGAAGCAATAAAACCCCAAAACAAACCGTTAAATCGCTATAGAGACGTAAGCCCCTACGATCATAGTAGGATAGTATTGAATCGCGGTTCAACTGATTACATCAACGCGAATCTCGTTGTGATCCCGAAAGCAAACCGTCGTTACATCCTCACACAAGGGCCGCTTTGTTCGACAGTCAGCCATTTTTGGCTAATGATGTGGGAACAATCGAGTAAAGCGGTCCTGATGCTGAACAAGCTGGTCGAAAAGAAACAGGAAAAATGCTACCAGTATTGGCCCGAAAAAATGGGTTCAGAACACAAGATGGTTCTTGAAGATGTGGGCTTGGCGATTGAATACGTCGAATATCAGGACTATTCCCATTATTTGACGAGGACGTTTACGGTGCACGATCTCGAAAGCGGCGATTCAAGGCAGATCATTCAATTTCATTATACAACATGGCCTGATTTTGGAGTTCCTGGCTCTCCGAAAGTGTTTTTGGAGTTTTTGAAGAAAGTTAGGGCGGCTGGAGTATTAGAACAAGATGTTGGACCGGCTGTTGTACATTGTTCGGCGGGTATCGGCCGATCtggaacattttgtttagtTGACTCTTGTCTGGTTCTT ATTGGAAAATTCGGACTAAACTCGGTAGATGTAAAGGACGTCCTCTTAGAAATGCGACAATATCGTATGGGTCTAATTCAAACTGCAGAACAATTAAGGTTTTCCTACCAAGCAATCATCGAAGGCGCAAAAAAATTAACCGACGAATGTCCAGACACGGAG aaCTGCAACTCAACAAATTCAATAAAACCATCGGAAAACAACGTAGAAGAAAGTAACAGCGCCGACGAAGAAATTGATGATGAACCTCCACCATTACCACCTCCCCGTATGGACAGTTTAAATAATTACGCTGATAGACCTTTGCCGAAAATTCCAGTTAGTACATCTTTAACTGAATTAACTTTCAATGGAGTTGCTGAAGAG ATGGAAACTCCCCCAAATAGGCCATTACCAGTTGTGCCTCCTTCGGAAGGTGATGAAGCTGAAATAGAGGAATATAGCAGCCCAGATGAACTAGAAGAGGAAAGTCGAACGGAAAGTCCTGTTTCGAATAAATCCGAACCTACGCCGAATTGGAAaac aaCGTCGCCTGATGCGGAGTTGAGGCATCGTAAACGAAAGGAAAGAAAGGAGCAACTAGCGGCGCAGGTTCGCGATATGAAGAGACGTCAACAATCGTTGGAGAAGTGGACCAAGCTGAAGAG GCCTAAAACTGCACTGCCCGACTga